In Oryza sativa Japonica Group chromosome 3, ASM3414082v1, one DNA window encodes the following:
- the LOC4331474 gene encoding cBL-interacting protein kinase 9 yields the protein MAEAEAEAAGAGAGAGPARRTTRVGRYELGKTIGEGSFAKVKVARDTRTGDTLAIKVLDRNHVLRHKMVEQIKREISTMKLIKHPNVVQLHEVMASKSKIYMVLEYVDGGELFDKIVNSGRLGEDEARRYFHQLINAVDYCHSRGVYHRDLKPENLLLDSHGALKVSDFGLSAFAPQTKEDGLLHTACGTPNYVAPEVLADKGYDGMAADVWSCGIILFVLMAGYLPFDDPNLMTLYKLICKAKVSCPHWFSSGAKKFIKRILDPNPCTRITIAQILEDDWFKKDYKPPLFEQGEDVSLDDVDAAFDCSEENLVAEKREKPESMNAFALISRSQGFNLGNLFEKEMMGMVKRETSFTSQCTPQEIMSKIEEACGPLGFNVRKQNYKMKLKGDKTGRKGYLSVATEVFEVAPSLHMVELRKTGGDTLEFHNFYNNFSSELKDIVWKSESDAKAAKKR from the exons atggcggaggcggaggcggaggcggcgggggcgggggcgggggcggggccggcgaggaggacgacgagggtgGGGCGCTACGAGCTCGGCAAGACGATCGGGGAGGGGAGCTTCGCCAAGGTCAAGGTCGCCCGCGACACGCGCACCGGCGACACCCTCGCCATCAAGGTGCTCGACCGCAACCATGTGCTTCGCCACAAGATGGTCGAGCAG ATCAAACGGGAGATTTCCACAATGAAGCTAATAAAACATCCAAATGTGGTCCAGTTGCATGAG GTCATGGCTAGCAAATCAAAGATATACATGGTTCTTGAATATGTTGATGGAGGCGAGCtttttgataagatt GTCAATTCTGGGAGACTAGGAGAAGATGAAGCAAGAAGATACTTCCATCAACTTATAAATGCAGTAGATTATTGCCACAGCAGAGGAGTGTACCATAGAGATCTGAAG CCAGAGAATCTGCTTCTTGATTCACATGGAGCTCTTAAAGTTTCAGATTTTGGCCTTAGTGCGTTTGCTCCACAAACAAAA GAGGATGGACTTCTGCATACTGCTTGCGGAACACCAAATTATGTTGCACCTGAG GTGCTTGCTGATAAAGGTTATGATGGTATGGCTGCTGATGTATGGTCCTGCGGCATAATCTTATTTGTCCTCATGGCTGGATATTTACCTTTCGATGACCCCAACCTAATGACCCTTTACAAACTG ATCTGCAAGGCAAAAGTTTCTTGTCCACATTGGTTTTCTTCAGGTGCGAAGAAGTTCATTAAGCGCATACTTGATCCTAATCCCTGCACA agaataacaatTGCACAAATTTTGGAAGATGATTGGTTCAAAAAGGATTACAAACCACCACTTTTTGAGCAAGGTGAAGATGTGAGCCTTGATGATGTTGATGCTGCATTCGATTGTTCAGAG GAGAATCTCGTggcagagaagagagaaaagccTGAATCCATGAATGCATTTGCTCTAATTTCAAGGTCACAGGGATTCAACCTTGGAAATTTATTTGAGAAGGAAATGATG GGAATGGTGAAGCGGGAAACTTCCTTCACATCTCAATGTACACCACAGGAGATCATGTCTAAAATAGAGGAAGCTTGTGGACCTCTTGGTTTCAATGTGCGGAAACAAAATTATAAG ATGAAGTTAAAAGGTGATAAGACTGGAAGAAAAGGCTATTTATCTGTAGCAACGGAG GTTTTCGAGGTTGCTCCATCACTCCACATGGTTGAGCTTCGTAAAACTGGAGGGGACACGCTGGAGTTTCACAAT TTCTACAACAATTTCTCGTCAGAGTTAAAAGACATAGTGTGGAAATCTGAATCTGACGCAAAAGCAGCAAAGAAGAGGTGA
- the LOC4331474 gene encoding cBL-interacting protein kinase 9 isoform X1 — translation MAEAEAEAAGAGAGAGPARRTTRVGRYELGKTIGEGSFAKVKVARDTRTGDTLAIKVLDRNHVLRHKMVEQIKREISTMKLIKHPNVVQLHEVMASKSKIYMVLEYVDGGELFDKIVNSGRLGEDEARRYFHQLINAVDYCHSRGVYHRDLKEDGLLHTACGTPNYVAPEVLADKGYDGMAADVWSCGIILFVLMAGYLPFDDPNLMTLYKLICKAKVSCPHWFSSGAKKFIKRILDPNPCTRITIAQILEDDWFKKDYKPPLFEQGEDVSLDDVDAAFDCSEENLVAEKREKPESMNAFALISRSQGFNLGNLFEKEMMGMVKRETSFTSQCTPQEIMSKIEEACGPLGFNVRKQNYKMKLKGDKTGRKGYLSVATEVFEVAPSLHMVELRKTGGDTLEFHNFYNNFSSELKDIVWKSESDAKAAKKR, via the exons atggcggaggcggaggcggaggcggcgggggcgggggcgggggcggggccggcgaggaggacgacgagggtgGGGCGCTACGAGCTCGGCAAGACGATCGGGGAGGGGAGCTTCGCCAAGGTCAAGGTCGCCCGCGACACGCGCACCGGCGACACCCTCGCCATCAAGGTGCTCGACCGCAACCATGTGCTTCGCCACAAGATGGTCGAGCAG ATCAAACGGGAGATTTCCACAATGAAGCTAATAAAACATCCAAATGTGGTCCAGTTGCATGAG GTCATGGCTAGCAAATCAAAGATATACATGGTTCTTGAATATGTTGATGGAGGCGAGCtttttgataagatt GTCAATTCTGGGAGACTAGGAGAAGATGAAGCAAGAAGATACTTCCATCAACTTATAAATGCAGTAGATTATTGCCACAGCAGAGGAGTGTACCATAGAGATCTGAAG GAGGATGGACTTCTGCATACTGCTTGCGGAACACCAAATTATGTTGCACCTGAG GTGCTTGCTGATAAAGGTTATGATGGTATGGCTGCTGATGTATGGTCCTGCGGCATAATCTTATTTGTCCTCATGGCTGGATATTTACCTTTCGATGACCCCAACCTAATGACCCTTTACAAACTG ATCTGCAAGGCAAAAGTTTCTTGTCCACATTGGTTTTCTTCAGGTGCGAAGAAGTTCATTAAGCGCATACTTGATCCTAATCCCTGCACA agaataacaatTGCACAAATTTTGGAAGATGATTGGTTCAAAAAGGATTACAAACCACCACTTTTTGAGCAAGGTGAAGATGTGAGCCTTGATGATGTTGATGCTGCATTCGATTGTTCAGAG GAGAATCTCGTggcagagaagagagaaaagccTGAATCCATGAATGCATTTGCTCTAATTTCAAGGTCACAGGGATTCAACCTTGGAAATTTATTTGAGAAGGAAATGATG GGAATGGTGAAGCGGGAAACTTCCTTCACATCTCAATGTACACCACAGGAGATCATGTCTAAAATAGAGGAAGCTTGTGGACCTCTTGGTTTCAATGTGCGGAAACAAAATTATAAG ATGAAGTTAAAAGGTGATAAGACTGGAAGAAAAGGCTATTTATCTGTAGCAACGGAG GTTTTCGAGGTTGCTCCATCACTCCACATGGTTGAGCTTCGTAAAACTGGAGGGGACACGCTGGAGTTTCACAAT TTCTACAACAATTTCTCGTCAGAGTTAAAAGACATAGTGTGGAAATCTGAATCTGACGCAAAAGCAGCAAAGAAGAGGTGA
- the LOC136351157 gene encoding uncharacterized protein, whose translation MAQHERKPVGEAVDVEAGGGGGRQRAAAAAGERMRLTWSCLAVAAGVAATGVAGAAVLVWWAVAFHPAHEQLWMVPVGLVLLGTPLVAWLSLFASGACRRLGSLRAVQDQVPPPFAAER comes from the coding sequence ATGGCGCAGCACGAGAGGAAGCCAGTCGGCGAGGCGGTGGACGTggaggcgggaggaggaggaggacggcagcgagctgcggcggcggcgggggagagaaTGAGGTTGACGTGGTCGTGcctcgccgtggcggcgggcgtggcggcgACGGGGGTGGCGGGCGCGGCCGTGCTGGTGTGGTGGGCGGTGGCGTTCCACCCGGCGCATGAGCAGCTGTGGATGGTGCCCGtcggcctcgtcctcctcggcaCCCCGCTCGTCGCCTGGCTCTCCCTCTTCGCCTCCGGTGCGTGCCGCCGCCTCGGCAGCCTCCGCGCCGTCCAGGACCAGGTCCCGCCGCCCTTCGCTGCCGAGAGATGA
- the LOC4331476 gene encoding uncharacterized protein isoform X3 — MARGGGYGWALAAGLNAALAAISAKFFAPPLLKYSMVILFNVTMWGCYVNSLKALSSLQATVTNFAANFISSGLAGYFLFEEPLPSKRRFSAVPEAL; from the exons ATGGCACGCGGAGGCGGCTACGGGTGGGCGCTCGCGGCGGGCCTcaacgccgcgctcgccgccatctccgccaaGTTCTTCGCGCCTCCG CTTCTGAAATACAGCATGGTGATACTTTTCAATGTGACAATGTGGGGCTGCTATGTGAACAGCCTCAAAGCACTGTCATCCCTCCAAGCAACCGTCACCAATTTTGCTGCCAACTTCATTTCATCAGGTCTTGCAGGGTACTTTCTGTTCGAGGAGCCACTGCCTTCTAAG AGGAGATTTTCAGCTGTTCCTGAAGCACTGTAG
- the LOC4331476 gene encoding uncharacterized protein isoform X4, with protein sequence MARGGGYGWALAAGLNAALAAISAKFFAPPLLKYSMVILFNVTMWGCYVNSLKALSSLQATVTNFAANFISSGLAGYFLFEEPLPSKIFSCS encoded by the exons ATGGCACGCGGAGGCGGCTACGGGTGGGCGCTCGCGGCGGGCCTcaacgccgcgctcgccgccatctccgccaaGTTCTTCGCGCCTCCG CTTCTGAAATACAGCATGGTGATACTTTTCAATGTGACAATGTGGGGCTGCTATGTGAACAGCCTCAAAGCACTGTCATCCCTCCAAGCAACCGTCACCAATTTTGCTGCCAACTTCATTTCATCAGGTCTTGCAGGGTACTTTCTGTTCGAGGAGCCACTGCCTTCTAAG ATTTTCAGCTGTTCCTGA
- the LOC4331476 gene encoding uncharacterized protein isoform X1: protein MARGGGYGWALAAGLNAALAAISAKFFAPPLLKYSMVILFNVTMWGCYVNSLKALSSLQATVTNFAANFISSGLAGYFLFEEPLPSKWFVGASLIIVGVFILSKSSIEKKLNSD from the exons ATGGCACGCGGAGGCGGCTACGGGTGGGCGCTCGCGGCGGGCCTcaacgccgcgctcgccgccatctccgccaaGTTCTTCGCGCCTCCG CTTCTGAAATACAGCATGGTGATACTTTTCAATGTGACAATGTGGGGCTGCTATGTGAACAGCCTCAAAGCACTGTCATCCCTCCAAGCAACCGTCACCAATTTTGCTGCCAACTTCATTTCATCAGGTCTTGCAGGGTACTTTCTGTTCGAGGAGCCACTGCCTTCTAAG TGGTTTGTAGGTGCTAGTCTTATCATTGTTGGTGTTTTTATCCTAAGCAAATCAAGCATCGAGAAGAAACTGAACTCTGACTAG
- the LOC4331476 gene encoding uncharacterized protein isoform X2 → MARGGGYGWALAAGLNAALAAISAKFFAPPLLKYSMVILFNVTMWGCYVNSLKALSSLQATVTNFAANFISSGLAGYFLFEEPLPSKVLVLSLLVFLS, encoded by the exons ATGGCACGCGGAGGCGGCTACGGGTGGGCGCTCGCGGCGGGCCTcaacgccgcgctcgccgccatctccgccaaGTTCTTCGCGCCTCCG CTTCTGAAATACAGCATGGTGATACTTTTCAATGTGACAATGTGGGGCTGCTATGTGAACAGCCTCAAAGCACTGTCATCCCTCCAAGCAACCGTCACCAATTTTGCTGCCAACTTCATTTCATCAGGTCTTGCAGGGTACTTTCTGTTCGAGGAGCCACTGCCTTCTAAG GTGCTAGTCTTATCATTGTTGGTGTTTTTATCCTAA
- the LOC4331478 gene encoding NAC domain-containing protein 105 has translation MDAMESCVPPGFRFHPTDEELVGYYLRKKVASQKIDLDVIRDIDLYRIEPWDLQEHCGIGYDEQSEWYFFSYKDRKYPTGTRTNRATMAGFWKATGRDKAVHDKSRLIGMRKTLVFYKGRAPNGQKTDWIMHEYRLETDENAPPQEEGWVVCRAFKKRTAYPARSMVETWDYSLHERNIMSAAAAAAFADPSAAYAQMRRQHRSGRFKQEAELDGAATALLHYSSHLAELPQLESPSAAAAPLQPNPSQLATAGEDDDCKGDNGGRRAKKARAAGDKVATTTDWRALDKFVASQLSPGECGSMEATAEAAAAAVAGVSSPLDHGDDDMAALLFLNSDERDEVDRWTGLLGSGAGASGVDGDLGICVFDK, from the exons ATGGACGCCATGGAATCATGCGTCCCTCCTGGGTTCAGGTTCCACCCCACCGACGAGGAGCTCGTCGGCTACTACCTCCGCAAGAAGGTCGCCTCCCAGAAGATCGACCTCGACGTCATCCGCGACATCGATCTCTACCGCATCGAACCCTGGGATCTCCAAG AACATTGTGGGATCGGGTACGATGAGCAAAGCGAGTGGTACTTCTTCAGCTACAAGGACAGGAAGTACCcgacggggacgaggacgaACAGGGCGACAATGGCGGGGTTCTGGAAGGCGACGGGGAGGGACAAGGCGGTGCACGACAAGAGCAGGCTCATCGGCATGAGGAAGACACTCGTCTTCTATAAGGGCAGGGCGCCTAATGGCCAGAAGACCGACTGGATCATGCACGAGTACCGCCTCGAGACCGACGAGAACGCGCCGCCACAG GAAGAAGGATGGGTGGTGTGCCGAGCATTCAAGAAGAGGACGGCGTATCCGGCGAGGAGCATGGTGGAGACGTGGGACTACTCCTTGCACGAGCGCAACATCatgagcgccgcggcggcggcggcgttcgccgATCCGAGCGCGGCGTACGCGCAGATGAGGCGGCAGCACAGGAGCGGGCGGTTCAAGCAGGAGGCGGAGCTGGACGGCGCCGCCACAGCCCTCCTCCACTACTCCAGCCACCTCGCCGAGCTGCCGCAGCTCGAGAGCCCCTCCGCGGCTGCGGCGCCGCTCCAGCCCAACCCGAGCCAgctggccaccgccggcgaggacgacgactgCAAGGGCGATAATGGCGGTAGGAGGGCCAAGAaagcccgcgccgccggcgacaaggTGGCGACGACCACGGACTGGAGAGCGCTCGACAAGTTCGTCGCGTCGCAGCTTAGCCCCGGGGAGTGTGGCAGCATGGAGGCAACGGCggaagccgcggcggcggcagtcgcCGGTGTGAGCTCGCCGCTGGACCACGGCGATGACGACATGGCAGCATTGCTGTTTCTCAACAGCGACGAGAGAGACGAGGTCGACAGGTGGACGGGGTTGctcggctccggcgccggcgcgagcggcgtcgacggcgacctcGGAATCTGTGTGTTTGACAAATGA